One Vitis vinifera cultivar Pinot Noir 40024 chromosome 15, ASM3070453v1 genomic window, ATGTCAAGTTGCAGGCCATAATCGAGCTTCATGCAAAAATCCATTACCCGCTCCATGATTCTAGTGTTATGCTTGTTTGGTGACATGCtactttttatcttattttgattgTGATGATATGTGTGGTTTATGAAATTAGAATCTGtaagaatttgttttggaaCTTACTTATTTACTTGATTGTCATGACAAAGATGTTTGTATTACATATGCCACTATTTTAGACTTATGATCTTATCATTATTTAGGGTGGTttgtaaccatgtttttaatgttattttgaaGATCATTATTGACTTTGTACATGTTCATTACATTTGTTTAACTTGTTTTCCATTGAAATACAGGTTACATCATGGCATCTTCAAGTGCTTCATTAACAGGTGTGGCTCCCAACTACATCTAAAAATTAAGAGAACCATACTTCTTCACGAATCATTTGTACAGTAGGCACGCTCCTCCTTAGAATTCCACCACCCTAAATGAAAAGCATAAAAACTGACGTTAGATTAACTTGAACGGAAATATCTGATTTGTTTATGCAATAAAACACATTTACGAATACAACATTTTACCATAAACATGCAAGtcttctctaattttttgtttcatatttgtTCCTTATTAAGGTTCCATTCTTcaccaaaaagataaaaaatgattaagacAACAAACAAAGCAGATGTACATAAAGACACGTGTGTGCATATCACTGAATGCACATACTTGAAGAATGCAACATTGCAAACACATATCAGCACAACTAGTTGCTCTCAAGAGGCTTTATGCCATTGTGTAAGATTCTGGTGCAGATATCAGCCAAGTTACACCCCTCAATAGGCTTTGAGAAAAGccttgttatttttattttcatgttccCAGGGCAGCTTTTCCATTTATGAATGGGGTTCCATCACATGTGATTTTTCTTCATGAGGAGCTTCTAGGCCGTCAGTTAAGAAGTGATCCTTACTTCATTCTTGCTTAAATAGTAGGCAGTCATATTTTGAGttagaattttaatattttttctcaaagaaCCTTGCCACTGACAAGAATAGGGCAACAAATTCTAATCACTAAAATTTGCACACAAAAAGGTCCTTTGGTCAAACTAAGCCTTGCCCTAGGTAGTAGATTGGTGCAACCAAAGCAagtaacaataaaataaaaaggtatgATCTCTCagatattttatgttgataGAGAAATACCATCCAAAAATTACATGTAGCATAAAATGAAGTTGCAGAACCTACCAGACCATACTGAAAAATCCGTTTCAATGCTTCTTCCAGATGTTGTTCATCCCCATAACGATATCTTATAACATCATTCCTGACCTAGTTAAAGTAAccaaagtaataaaaaaattgttcataaaaCAATAAAGTATATTGTTCACACATTGAAATAATTGAGGCAAAAATCAGCTACATAAGAATATGCATTTACATGTAGATAATATTGACAAGAATATTGTCCATCTCATGAGGGCAGTCAGTACACAATGGATCTATTTAAGCTGGATCATATAACAAAACATCTTATGTTCATCCTCTAGTAACTCTATATACAGATTAAAACTGCAGCAGCACATATACCATACAATAATTACTGGCAGTGGGGCTTCTCCACTTGCCATGCAGTGTTATCAGGATAATAAGGAATTTCTTAGCCCTGTATAACCTGCAAGAACTTACTCCATAGTTTCCATTAGTCAACCCAAAAAGGGTTTCACATATTACATGCCTAAACtggaatataatttaaatattagtgATATCATAGCTAATATAACAGGGAAGGTAATTGTAAAAGTTATTCTGAAACATTCTCTACCCCAAAATAACCTAATCATATCTCCTAGATTTTACAAGGATAAGGTGTACCACAGTTCACTATGTTACATGACCACTCTCCTCAACAAGCAGTGGCCTAATTTGAGAGACTACAGAATCAGGGGTACTGCAAGGCCTTTCATTGTCAGTTGGTGAGGACCAAGAACCCTTTATTGCCAGTTcacccttttccttttttcttttcatttttgttattttagtaACCTGTCACAGAACCTCAATATATGAAATATTGACAAATTTGCATATTGAATAATGCTCAAAAAGggtttgtgaaaaaaattgatgagaCAGGGCTTTGTTAAGCCAAGTCAAGTTGTACATATTTTATACATCTCCACTTTTGCCTTCTgtattacaaaatataatatggTCAGCCCAACAACTGAATTTTTCATCAGTTTCCTTGAGTAGATACCATGAAACAAAGGGGTAGCATATAGAAATTatcatcatatttataaaaacaatactAGCGAAGATTGCTAAATGAAAGTGCAAGGATATTCTTGatgacaaaagaaaataaaaaagggactGATGTGCAGttcttaaagaataaaaatttcattCCATGCATAGAGATCCAATCCTGCTAAGATGCTATCAAATGTTCTTGGCTTGAAAGAGCACTTAAATAGAAGGAGTTTAATACAAAAGGAATGACcccaaaatgttttaaaaagaatagttctcgagagaaaaaaacaaaattttatgagATTCTGTAATGAAAGAAAACTTACCAGGAGACTTTGTAATAAAAAGAATCTATAATagataaaaatttcttcaaacaCATGAAAATTCAACCCTTTCTAGGATGATGTCAAATTTTCTTGGGTCAAAAAAGAGGATTAGAGGATTTATGCTGAAGGAGTTCACTTACCAAAAGCAACCAACAGAATGATTACATAAATCAGTTTCATAAGAGAAGATATCTGAGATTTTATACAGTGAAAGGAGTTTTCAAGGGAAACAACCAGTtgatttaaaagtaaataaatttcatgAATGAAATTACTATCTGAGATTTTCAATGAGAGAAAATGAGTCAATTCCAAGAACATTACCTGTCTAAGAATTGGGGTGGCACTTGTTTCTCTTAACTTTTGAGCATCTGAGTAAGTCAAGCATGGAACTAGTTTCAGTTCTGCATACTGCAAAACAGTAAAAGGGCTATGCCATCATgcatgtggaaaaaaaaaaaagcataatttGATTTCCATCACCATTAAACTAAAGAACTCAGTGGTGTACCACTTTTACGACAGAAGATCTAACACCAACCTGGAAAGGAAAGCCAGTGAACTACATGGAATGCAGGCCAAatgggaaaacaaaaagaagaaaaaagttaagTCTCCAAATGGAGAAAATAGCTTAAACAGCATGACAGGTGGTTAGATCAACGCAACTGGTGAAAattgagattttaaaaatacaatatgtCATCTGGTTGgaataataaattcaatgcaAATGAAGAAAATGCATCTCATGAGGATAATGGATCCAGTTGGAGCAAAAAATGGGGTGGTGGTAAAGCGACTAGTGAAAGTGGGGAAAAACATAGCAAATCCAGTGATTGGAGTAATCCAAATGCTTCCAACAAGGATATGTCATCTGGTTGgaataataaattcaatgcaAATGAAGAAACTGGTGGGACTGGAGATCATGATGGTGGTTGGAATAAAAGAAAAGCTCCTGGTGAACATCAAAAAACACCATGGAAAACTAATGAGAGTAATTTGGATGGAAACCCCTCCTCTGGTTTTCAGGGCCAAGATGGTTGGGGTACTCCAAAACCTCCACAAGATAAATCCTCTAGTTGGAATCATAAATCCATTGATAATGAAAAAGATGGTGATGGTAAAGATCAAGGAGATAGCAATGCTCCCTAGAGGGAAGATAACAAAAGAAAGTTTGAAGCGCTGCCCCATTGTGTATTTTGTGGACTTTGTGGAAAGAGAAAAACTGAAGAGCAtttgaaaatacaaaacaaTTGGTTCACTTTTTGAAGAGTTCATTTGTGATTAATCTATTGTCTTGGGGTTAGGATGTACATAGCATAAGGAATTCTGTCCTCATTCGAGTTTGTAGATTGGCTAGGTCTAATTAAGGGAGGGAGCATTATTTTCCCTTGTTTTGGCTATGCCTTTTGCTTTGTGTATAGCccttttcattaataaattctgTCTtttgcttacttatcaaaaagcCAAAATAAGCAAAATCAGATTCAACATGAACCATCTACTCAGAAGCTACAATCTATGACACTACAACAAccataaaacaagaaatatttaCAGATTACAATATAAACTAACTTTGTCATCGATATTATATAACATGTATAGCCTCAATTTCCAGACATCTTCCATACAGTCCAgagaaaatcaagaagaaaTTTACAGCTAGCTTTGGAAATTCTGGACCAATATTTTCCTGCTAATACAAGAGTATAATTTAGCATAATCACAGTCAAAATAACATTTGCATGCTCAATGATGCACCATACAAGAAGCATATAAAACATCTCCATACATGTTTTAACCAGACCAGAAGCATGAAGAATAGGAAGAAATTAAGAGCCAATATTTCCAATTCCAACATGAATATGATGATAAATAAATACCCACATTCCTCTGAGCTAAATTCACAGGCATGAGAGTATCCATCCATTGCAGCACTATCGAAACAATACATCAAAAAACAAACGTTTGAATATAGCTCACCTGCATAGGAAAAAACTGGTCTGATTTGAAGAGCTAAGATTCCAAATTCAAAGCtattatgacaattaattaacgCCCACATTCCTTTAGGCCATTAAAATCGAAACCCTAGAATTCCTTGCATGTTATGATGTTAACCAAGAAATGCATCATACGACAAACACACATCAATATTTCACTGTATTTTTTCACACACACGTAAAGAAGCCAAGCCAAAAACCAGACCTAATCTTTCAAATTTTAGCATGATTATGACTATTAATCAACACCCACGTTTTATCATTACAACAAAGCCACAACTCgataaattatttcaaaaaaaatgcaCTATAAACACACATGAATCTGACATTTGAATGCATTTTCCCctaaaaaaaaccaagcaaaaatTGACAGCCAGCatttgaaattcaacttattAGGCTAATTAATCAATGCCCGTATAAAGAAATTATGTAAATAGAACAAACAAGGATATATTAAGAATTAGCAAGGATGCATCATACGACAAACAGTCAATAGCTGGTGCCCAAGCTGAGGCCTGGGATAAACAAGGATCAGGTTGGAATAGAGGAACAAGTACAGGAAGTGGAAGCATGACAAGAGATGGGGCTGAAACTTGGAATCAATCGAAGGCCCCTGATGGAGCTCAATCATCTGCTtggaatcaaacaaaaaattcaaaagaaggaACTAACAATTTTAAGGAAGCGACTGATTCATGGGGTAAAGCTGCAGCAAATTCTTGGGGCAAAAAACGTGATCTCACACAAAAACCCAAATACCCGATACCCACATTCTTTGTAATCTCAAACAAAATCAGTAGCCTAGAAATCTTTTCTCAAAAATGAactcaaacaaaaaaacacccaAACAACTCCTCTAACAGAGCCTTGAAACTCAATATTCTAAGACgccaatttcttttctttccttacctTTTTCCCACCACCCAAGCAAAGCACAAAACCACTCTCAGCCAAAGAAAAGCCTTGCAATCGCCCACCGTTTGGTTCCTGAGAAAAcgaaaagcaaaacaaaagaaaaacagacCCAAACCCcaagtttatttctttttttcccaaattttctcagcaaccaaacagacccaaaCCCAAAACACTTAGGGCAAAGCATGAAATAAGCAGAATTTGGAAGGCTTTGTGAGGCCTTTACCTTGGACTAGTGGGGCTTTTGTGCAGATCCAGCCTCTGGAAGGTTCTTCACCTCAGGCAGCGGCCTTCGAGACCAATCCGGATTTTCTGTTTGGGTTGGATAAAGGGCTCGCTCCGCCTCCCCCTGTGAAATTGCAGGATCCAACGCCTCCACCCACGGTTCCAGATGTGCTTCCCAAGGATTATTCAGTGTGATCGGATCCAGGATCGGAGGATCGCCATGTTGTTGGAGATCCAGTGGTGTCCCCTGCGGACTTCCAGAGGCAGATCCAAATGGAACAATCGTATGGTTACAATGGCTGGTTCAATGGTCAAATTGAGGGTAAATtagtctaataaaaatataaggtcttcaaaagaattatcaaatttacccaTTCTCATTGGTCATTTTTTCCACATCCTACCCTTATGGGTAATTCtccctttgaattttgaactacatccaagtaataaatattttgaaagtaaaTCCTATATACTACTTTAAAGATGCGACAAATGAAATGACAGCTTCCataaataattatcaatttttttaatatgttaataAAATCGTAAAAATATCTAAGGTACATCGGACAGCAGGATTCGATCCAAATGGGTAAATTCAAAATCACAGAAGTTGCTTTGAATGACTTGGGGGTGTTTGGGCAATGAGAATAATTGGGAACATTTTCTCACTTGCAGGAAAACAGCAGAAAAGTGTAACGTAAGCACTCTAGGAAAGAACCAACAAGAACATTGTTTGTGTGATGTCTGATGATCAAACCCTCTTCGAAATGTACGAAACTCATCTCCGTGGATTTTCTCAAGACCCACTGCACATCAATCTCCAAAACCAAGCAAGCCCACGCACTCCTCCTCCGAACCCACCTCTTGCACAACCCCCTCTTCTCAAGCAAGCTCATCTCTTTCCTGGCCCTTTCCCATTCTGGCGACCTCAACTATGCCCGAAAACTCTTCACCCAGATGCAAAACCCGGACCCATTCATCTGTAACACCATGATCAGGGGCTACGCAAGAAGCCAAAATCCCTATGAAGCCGTGTCTTTGTACTATTTCATGGTTGAGCGCGGCGTTCCTGTGGACAATTACACATACCCATTTGTTTTGGCGGCCTGTGCTCGCTTGGGGGCTGTGAAATTGGGTCGGAGGTTTCACTGTGAGGTTTTGAAAAATGGGTTCGGGTCAGATTTGTTTGTTATCAATGCATTGATTCAGTTTTACCATAACTGTGGGTCCTTTGGGTGTGCTTGCGACGTGTTTGATGAAAGTACTGTCAGAGATGTGGTGACTTGGAATATAATGATAAATGCGCATCTTAATAAAGGGCTGTCTGAAAAAGCTTTTGATTTGTTAGACGAAATGACGAAATTGGATAATTTAAGGCCGGATGAGGTGACAATGGTCAGCTTGGTTCCGGCTTGTGCACAATTGGGGAACTTGGAAAGAGGAAAATTTCTTCATTCTTACTCAAAAGAGCTTGGTTTAGACGAGAATCTTAGGGTAAACAATGCAATTTTGGATATGTATTGTAAATGTGATGACATAGAATCAGCACAAGAGGTTTTTAATAGGATACGGGAGAAAGATGTTTTGTCCTGGACCAGCATGTTGTCAGGGTTGGCCAAGTCAGGTTATTTCCAAGAGGCACTAGCTTTGTTCCAGAAGATGCAGCTGAATAAGATTGAGCTAGATGAAATCACACTTGTGGGCGTGCTTTCTGCCTGTGCTCAGACAGGAGCACTGGACCAAGGCAAGTATATCCATCTCTTAAtagataaatttgaaataaattgtgACCTTGTGCTTGAAACCGCTCTTGTTGATATGTATGCTAAGTGTGGATCCATAGATTTGGCTCTACAAGTCTTTAGGAGGATGAGAGTGAGGAATGTTTTCACATGGAATGCACTGATAGGAGGGTTGGCAATGCATGGTCATGGCGAAGATGCAATATCCTTATTCGATCAGATGGAACACGACAAACTAATGCCAGATGATGTTACATTCATCGCTCTATTATGTGCTTGCAGCCATGCAGGATTGGTTGATGAGGGTCTTGCCATGTTTCAGGCCATGAAGAATAAGTTTCAGATTGAGCCAAGGATGGAACACTATGGATGTGTGGTGGACTTGCTTTGCCGAGCCAGGAAGGTGGATGATGCATTGGCCTTCATTGAGAATATGCCCATCAAAGCTAACTCTGTCTTGTGGGCTACTCTTCTTGGAGCTTGTAGGAGTGGCGGCCATTTTGATCTTGCAGAGAAGATCGGTAGAAGGGTGATTGAGTTGGAGCCTGATTCTTGCGGGCGCTATGTGATGCTGTCGAATCTCTATGCAGGTGTCAGCCAGTGGGATCACGCCTTAAAATTAAGGAAGCAGATGAAAAACAAAGGAATCGAGAAAACCCCAGGTTGTAGTTGGATAGAGTTGAATGGCATGATTCACCAGTTTGTAGCAGGTGATAGATCACACCTTCAAACAGAACAGATTTATGCTATGATTGAAGAGATGACCCGAAGGGTCAACTTGGATGGAGGCCATGTACCGGGCACTGCAAATGTCTTGTTCGATATAGAGGAGGAAGAGAAAGAGCATTCTCTGTTCCTCCATAGTGAAAAACTGGCCATTGCCTTGGGGTTGATCAGCACTCCAAGCGGTTCACCAATTCGAATCGTTAAGAACCTCCGTGTCTGTAATGACTGTCATTCTTTTCTGAAGGTGACTTCCAAGGTTTATAATCGAGAGATAGTTGCAAGGGATCGGAGCCGATTTCACCATTTTAAAGAGGGTTCTTGCTCCTGCATGGACTTCTGGTAAATTTTGGTTGACAACTTTTGTGACTTCTGCTGTAAAACAACTCCATGAGTGGTACTTAATTTGTACATGtaccaaatcatttttttttccctgctAAATAATACAGTTACTTCCTGATAAGATCAAATCAGAATCTGGGAAGCTTCTATTAAAAGTCCAAGTTCTTGAGGACGAATTTCATAAAGGGAAGAATGATGCATGAAAGAATGAATGTGAGATGTAACTGAATCTTCGTATCATACTCAGAAACTATACAATAATTTTGGAAACAGTCTGAAACCATTTACAGTATTCAGGAACATTAAAATACAGGACTAAACTAGCTAAACGCAGCAGCAAAATGTCAATTATAATTTAAGTTTCTATTTGAAAGATTTCAGAATTCTGAGAACTTTGTCAGAGTGATTCAGAAGCATCTCTAATCACTAGCATACAACAAAGGAAAATCTAGGGTGCAAATAAGGTAGAAGAATCCCATTTTCTACACCTTGAGGACTCAGAATCCCATTTTTAACCTTTCGCATTGATCGCCGATGGATCATGACTCACTCATTACATATTCGCTTGAAGCATTGCTCTCAAGAAGCAAAGGCATATAAGCCCTCTGAAACAGGTCAATTTCTTTGCCTTGATCATCGTCTTGCTCCTTCTTCTCCAGATTGTGCAGGCTCTGGATATCCAGGTATGGATTCATGGTGCACTTGGTTAGTTCCATTCTCCACTGAACGCTCTGGCCCAGGAAGTAGCCACTGATGAGAACGATCTACAGAAATCTCAGGACTGTCAACAGATTGGGCCGTGTCAAATGCTTCTGGCCTCACGTGTTTTGTTTCAAAAGAGTCTTGTAACGAGAGCCGGCAGACTGGGCAAGTAGACTGTTTTCTTAGCCATACATCAATGCAAGAGAGATGAAAGTTGTGTCCACATTTGGGCATGATTCTCAATACCTCTTTCTCTTGATACTCACCCAAACATATTGAACACCTGCAGGAGTAAAAGGACAACCAAATCACATCCAAGACCAACAAGACCTTAGAAATCGCGTTAATTTTAACTAGGGATCAAATGGACAAAAAGAAAACACCAAACATCTCAATTGGGTTTCACCAATTCAATCAACATCCATTAATCCGAGATCCAATGAATGAATAATCACAAGCAATAAATTATACCAATTCAGTTGACATTCATTAATCTTCAATCCAGGAAACAAAACAGATTTGGGGCGGCACTTGCATAAGAACACAGATGTACACAAGATGACAAAACAATAACAACAAATACCAATCTGATAAAGATGTGTGAATTGCACAACTAATGCCCAAAGGCAGGTACCTCAAACCTGCCATTTTTATGGGGTTTGATCCCTGGGCATAAATCTCTGAAGCTGATGAACTCCAAAACCTAATAAAACCCCATGTTACACCAAGTCCCAGACTTCCAAAAGCTGAGAGGACAATGTGTTACATTAAGTTATTAACAGAGATTCAAAGTTTCTTCAATCAGTAGTAAAAAGGAGGCTACACTTACTGTGCATCTTCCACAGAACTAAAAGCCTCCCGGTTGAACTTCATTGTTGGGATTGCAGCAACCATAACAGGTTCAAGGCCACTAATCCGATGCTCTGGCTGGCAGAAAAACAAGAACATTCAATTCCAAAgctcaaaattttttatagataaagCAAAATATCTGCAGCAGGAAGGAAGATTGCAGATGCAATTCAAAAAGAAGATTATCTTATGAAGCCACCCATCATAAATCATGAAGGGAAGAACAACCCCAAATCGATATTAATGGTGAAGAGGAACTAAACCTCTACAAATTGGATTAGACATGGGCACATCTTCACAGATTTTGCAGTTTTATTCTCTTTTGTGCAGTTGCATTGTGAGTGTGTTTCACAACAATGCCTTaccattaaaattttctaattcattTCTACCCCATCAAAGCAATTTGAACTACAGCCTCCCACAACTAAATCCAGGAACAATAACAATTGACATGAAATCCAGAAGAAAGGTGTGGTCAATCATATTATAAGTctacaaaagaaagaaacacaCCATGCCTGAACCAAGTGAAAACTTTCACCAAAGCTACCAAGAAAGAATTGAGGAGCATGCTTAAATTTCAATCCTTGAAATAGACCCGCAAAGTTAGAGAATTACAGGATCATTTGGGAACTTCCATCAAACACAGCTCCCCATGGGATAAACCAGAGATCCAACAATTGTCAGAATCAACCCAGATCAGCTATTCTTACCAAAGAAGAGAACACCCAGTACAGAGAATGGAATAATACCTGTTCAAGATCGATCCTAGAGTCAATTTCGAACATCTGCCGCGACTCGACCCCTCGGAGCCTCCCACATATCAATCTTGTGCATACAAACACAATAAAAGTGGCACTCATCCCAAACCCAATAACAGTAGTAATCAAATTCATCCCACCCAACATCTCCAACCCCAGTTCCCACTCCTCAAAGCCTATTCACAAAACCAAGAAACACCCAGGAGTCTAAATCTATAAATCTACAAAGAATATGaaagtaaaaacaaagaaaacagtAACTGCAACACAAGGTAGATCGAGAAATGGGGCGCTGGTTCTTCAAAAAGCGAGAACACCCACAGCTGCCGCAACAACAACAAACagcaaaagtagaaaaaaaaaaaatcaaagaaaagaaacaaaacccAGATCAAGTTTGTTGAAGAAATGGGAACTGAGAATTCCCAGATTCAGGAAAACCAATCAAAACCCAAAATTCACAAACTACCCATCTGGAATCCTAATCGCTTTGGGTGGACTCAAAGTTATTACTGGAGGGGCCATGAACGGATGGTGTGGATCAAGGAAGGAGACAGTTCGTTTTCTTGCTCTTTGGAAGGGTATTCGCGGGGTCCACAGGCGAAGGGACCCACAAAAATTGTGGGGTTCTGATCAGACGGTTGACAGGGGGTGTGGGTTTTGGCGGCAAAAGGGGTTCAACGGTAAAAAAAAAGTGGATTTTGTAGGATTGTGGATTGTTGAGGATGATGACGCTGATGTTTTCCGGGTGCCGAgaatctctctctttttctcagAGAGAGAGATGTGGGTTTGCTTTTGCATCTCCTAGTCTCATTCTTCTCAACCTTACTGCTTCTGGATAAGACTCAGTCCTCTCTCTGTGTCTCATCTTCAATTATTGACTTTGTTTATTGAAGTGAGTGAGTTTTCTCCGTTAGTGGTTTTGGTCTAAATTGTACTTGATGCCTCTTCAGATACTTTTGACTTCCTTGTCCCCATACTTCctttacaagaaaagaaaatgaaaggaaattttCTACAAGATTTCTTTTGGCTACtccaaatatgaaatattaatttatttattttttaatatggatGCTGTTCTTGTTTGAAAACCTCAAACAAGTCGAAATAAGTATTTATgattttcttcccttttgatAGAAAAGCCTGAAGCACCTTGATGGGTATATCAACTTCCTCCATTTTTCTGTCAAATAAATacattttgaattaaataatgtttaatttgttaatgattctaataatttttaaaaaaatatatattaaaattaaaaatataaaaattaatctcAAGATTTCCCAAACTAAAATTGattctaaataataatttaagtttttcttttccataaaattttaatttttctgaattttctcaaatttaatagTTGGATTcattagtaatttttaaaaatgatttgaaattaaaaattaaatatcaaatttgttttgaaCCAAAGCTAGGAGGGTTATGTCAAATTTTCTACTAAatgtaatatatatttgaaattttccaTTAGCAAActaacttcaaattaaataaaatttgatgtgTTGAATTCTTTAGCAAgcctaataatttttaaaaataatttgaaacttagaATTAAGTCCTCACTACCATAATTTGCTAGATAGAGTGGTCAAAAGATGTATCTGTAATGAAAATTGATATCATAATTTTGatttacttatatattttaaaaataaattataattgttttaata contains:
- the LOC100267800 gene encoding RING-H2 finger protein ATL38; its protein translation is MLGGMNLITTVIGFGMSATFIVFVCTRLICGRLRGVESRQMFEIDSRIDLEQPEHRISGLEPVMVAAIPTMKFNREAFSSVEDAQCSICLGEYQEKEVLRIMPKCGHNFHLSCIDVWLRKQSTCPVCRLSLQDSFETKHVRPEAFDTAQSVDSPEISVDRSHQWLLPGPERSVENGTNQVHHESIPGYPEPAQSGEEGARR
- the LOC100262644 gene encoding pentatricopeptide repeat-containing protein At2g29760, chloroplastic, which produces MIKPSSKCTKLISVDFLKTHCTSISKTKQAHALLLRTHLLHNPLFSSKLISFLALSHSGDLNYARKLFTQMQNPDPFICNTMIRGYARSQNPYEAVSLYYFMVERGVPVDNYTYPFVLAACARLGAVKLGRRFHCEVLKNGFGSDLFVINALIQFYHNCGSFGCACDVFDESTVRDVVTWNIMINAHLNKGLSEKAFDLLDEMTKLDNLRPDEVTMVSLVPACAQLGNLERGKFLHSYSKELGLDENLRVNNAILDMYCKCDDIESAQEVFNRIREKDVLSWTSMLSGLAKSGYFQEALALFQKMQLNKIELDEITLVGVLSACAQTGALDQGKYIHLLIDKFEINCDLVLETALVDMYAKCGSIDLALQVFRRMRVRNVFTWNALIGGLAMHGHGEDAISLFDQMEHDKLMPDDVTFIALLCACSHAGLVDEGLAMFQAMKNKFQIEPRMEHYGCVVDLLCRARKVDDALAFIENMPIKANSVLWATLLGACRSGGHFDLAEKIGRRVIELEPDSCGRYVMLSNLYAGVSQWDHALKLRKQMKNKGIEKTPGCSWIELNGMIHQFVAGDRSHLQTEQIYAMIEEMTRRVNLDGGHVPGTANVLFDIEEEEKEHSLFLHSEKLAIALGLISTPSGSPIRIVKNLRVCNDCHSFLKVTSKVYNREIVARDRSRFHHFKEGSCSCMDFW